The Candidatus Zymogenaceae bacterium DNA segment GGAGCGGGTGGGGTTGCCGTGATAGGTCGGAAATCCGAACACGAGGGTTCGATACGACGGGATTCGGCCGGTATCGTACTCGAAGGAGATCGGGACCAGGTCCACCGACCCCGATTGCTCCAGCTTTTCCGTGATCACCGTCGCAACAAGCTTCGTGCTGCCGGACCCGGAATGGTACAGAACCGCGATAGTTGGAACTGTCATCGGTCCTCTCTCGAAAAAGGCATCTCGAATACGGTTTTTTAAAAAATACGGAATCTGTCAGACAATCTCCATCAACGTAATCTGAAACGTCAGGTCACGGCCGGCCAGGGGATGATTTGCATCCAGCGTGACCGAGTCGTCGGTGACGTCCGTCACCTGTACCATCACCGTCTGACCGTCCCTGAGGTGCGCCTGGAGCATCATGCCCTCTTCGGGATCGTTTTCCAACGGGATCTGGTCCCGCTCGATGGTCAGAACGAGCTCGTCATGATGCGGACCGTAGGCATCTGTCATCGGCACGTGAATCT contains these protein-coding regions:
- a CDS encoding peptidylprolyl isomerase; amino-acid sequence: MTNAKEGDTVKVHYTGSFQDGTVFDTSEGREPLEFTIGAGDVIPGFDNAVVGMAAGDNKEIHVPMTDAYGPHHDELVLTIERDQIPLENDPEEGMMLQAHLRDGQTVMVQVTDVTDDSVTLDANHPLAGRDLTFQITLMEIV